A window of Halomonas sp. H10-9-1 contains these coding sequences:
- the ctaD gene encoding cytochrome c oxidase subunit I — protein MAPKLPLHHPVEQSSTAGAGGQAAAHPAPPRGLMRWLLTTNHKEIGSLYLIFSLTMFFIGGIFVLVVRAELFQPGLQLVVPEFFNQMTTMHGLIMVFGAIMPAFVGLANWMVPLQIGAPDMALPRLNNFSFWLLPVAFSLLLSTLLMPGGGPNFGWTFYAPLSTTYAPPSTTFFILSLHIAGVSSILGAINIIATILNLRAPGMRLMDMPLFCWTWLITAFLLIAVMPVLAGVITMMLMDINFGTSFFNAAGGGDPVLFQHLFWFFGHPEVYIMILPAFGIVSAIIPTFSRKRLFGYASMVYATASIAILSFLVWAHHMFTVGLPLAAELFFMYTTMLIAVPTGVKVFNWIATMFRGSISFEPPMLFALAFVVQFTIGGFSGLMLAISPADFQYHDTYFVVAHFHYVLVPGALFAILAAAYYWLPKWTGHYPNVKLAQWHFWLSVIGVNLTFFPMHFSGLAGMPRRIPDYALQFADFNLASSLGAFMFGASQLLFVLLIIKCVRGGEKAPAKAWEGAEDLEWSVPSPAPLHTFEHPPTFRREGE, from the coding sequence ATGGCGCCCAAGCTGCCCTTGCATCACCCCGTCGAGCAGAGCTCCACCGCCGGTGCCGGAGGCCAGGCGGCGGCGCATCCCGCGCCCCCGCGCGGCCTGATGCGCTGGCTGCTTACTACCAATCACAAGGAGATCGGTAGCCTCTACCTGATCTTCTCGCTGACGATGTTCTTCATCGGCGGGATCTTCGTACTGGTGGTGCGCGCCGAGCTGTTCCAGCCCGGGCTGCAGCTGGTGGTGCCGGAGTTCTTCAACCAGATGACCACCATGCACGGGCTGATCATGGTGTTCGGGGCGATCATGCCGGCCTTCGTGGGGCTGGCCAACTGGATGGTGCCGCTGCAGATCGGCGCGCCGGACATGGCCCTGCCGCGACTCAACAACTTCAGCTTCTGGCTGCTGCCGGTGGCCTTTAGCCTGCTGCTCAGCACCCTGCTGATGCCCGGGGGTGGCCCTAACTTCGGCTGGACCTTCTATGCGCCGCTTTCCACCACCTACGCGCCGCCGTCCACCACCTTCTTTATCCTCTCGCTGCATATCGCCGGTGTCAGCTCGATCCTCGGCGCCATCAACATCATCGCCACGATCCTCAACCTGCGTGCCCCGGGCATGCGCCTGATGGACATGCCTCTGTTCTGCTGGACCTGGCTGATCACCGCCTTCCTGCTGATCGCGGTGATGCCGGTGCTGGCCGGGGTGATCACCATGATGCTGATGGACATCAACTTCGGTACCAGCTTCTTCAATGCCGCCGGCGGCGGTGACCCGGTGCTCTTCCAGCACCTCTTCTGGTTCTTCGGGCATCCCGAGGTCTACATCATGATCCTGCCGGCCTTCGGCATCGTCTCGGCGATCATCCCGACCTTCTCGCGCAAGCGCCTGTTCGGCTACGCCTCCATGGTCTATGCCACGGCATCCATCGCCATCCTGTCGTTCCTGGTGTGGGCGCACCATATGTTCACCGTGGGCCTGCCGCTCGCCGCCGAGCTGTTCTTCATGTACACCACCATGCTGATCGCGGTGCCCACCGGGGTGAAGGTATTCAACTGGATCGCCACGATGTTCCGCGGCTCAATCAGCTTCGAACCACCCATGCTGTTTGCCCTGGCCTTCGTGGTGCAGTTCACCATCGGCGGCTTCTCGGGACTGATGCTGGCAATCTCGCCTGCCGACTTCCAGTACCACGACACCTACTTCGTGGTGGCTCACTTCCACTATGTGCTGGTGCCAGGTGCACTGTTCGCGATCCTCGCTGCGGCCTACTACTGGCTGCCCAAGTGGACCGGCCACTACCCCAACGTGAAGCTGGCCCAGTGGCACTTCTGGTTGTCGGTGATCGGCGTGAACCTGACCTTCTTCCCGATGCACTTCTCGGGGCTGGCCGGCATGCCGCGGCGCATCCCCGACTACGCCCTACAGTTCGCCGACTTCAACCTCGCGTCCAGCCTGGGGGCCTTCATGTTTGGCGCCTCCCAGCTGCTCTTCGTGCTGCTGATCATCAAATGCGTGCGGGGCGGCGAGAAGGCGCCGGCCAAGGCCTGGGAGGGCGCCGAGGACCTCGAGTGGAGCGTGCCGAGCCCGGCGCCCCTGCATACCTTCGAGCACCCGCCCACCTTCCGCCGTGAGGGTGAATGA
- the coxB gene encoding cytochrome c oxidase subunit II, with translation MRTFIAWMASCLVVPLMTTRAMANGWNMPVGVTDVSREIHSLHMTIFWICVVIGVVVFGVMFYSLFRFRHSKGAKAAHFHEHTLVEVIWTAIPLLILIGMAVPATATLKKMYDPSDADLDVMITGQQWRWRYEYLGEDVAFTSNLSTSRESIRGDGERGEHYLLEVDEPLVLPVGRKVRFLLTSDDVIHSWWVPELAVKQDTIPGFVNENWVRINEPGIYRGQCAELCGINHGFMPIVVHAMEGEAFDQWLAERQQAAAQEAQGVDREWTLEELMARGEQSYNAVCASCHQPDGSGSPPVFPALAGNQALMEERERHLNTVINGVSGAAMPAFRSTLNPVEIAAVITYERNAWGNDTGDLVQPSEIVERLAD, from the coding sequence ATGCGCACGTTCATCGCGTGGATGGCAAGTTGCTTGGTCGTCCCCCTGATGACGACGCGGGCCATGGCCAATGGCTGGAACATGCCGGTGGGTGTGACCGACGTCAGCCGTGAGATTCACTCGCTGCACATGACCATCTTCTGGATCTGCGTGGTCATCGGCGTGGTGGTGTTCGGGGTGATGTTCTACTCCCTGTTCCGCTTTCGTCACTCCAAGGGGGCCAAGGCGGCGCACTTCCATGAGCACACCCTGGTCGAGGTGATCTGGACGGCGATCCCGCTACTGATCCTCATCGGCATGGCCGTTCCGGCGACGGCCACCCTCAAGAAGATGTACGACCCCTCCGACGCCGATCTCGACGTAATGATCACCGGCCAGCAGTGGCGCTGGCGCTACGAGTACCTTGGCGAGGATGTGGCCTTTACTTCCAACCTGAGCACGTCGCGGGAGTCGATCCGTGGTGACGGCGAGCGTGGCGAGCACTACCTGCTCGAGGTCGATGAGCCGCTGGTGTTGCCGGTCGGGCGCAAGGTCCGCTTCCTGCTCACCTCCGATGATGTCATTCACTCCTGGTGGGTGCCGGAGCTGGCCGTCAAGCAGGACACCATTCCCGGCTTTGTCAACGAGAACTGGGTACGCATCAATGAGCCCGGCATCTATCGTGGTCAGTGTGCCGAGCTGTGCGGCATCAACCATGGCTTCATGCCCATCGTGGTGCATGCCATGGAGGGCGAAGCGTTCGATCAGTGGCTGGCCGAGCGTCAGCAGGCGGCCGCCCAGGAGGCTCAGGGGGTCGATCGTGAGTGGACCCTGGAGGAGCTGATGGCGCGGGGCGAGCAGAGCTACAACGCGGTGTGTGCTTCCTGCCACCAGCCAGACGGCAGCGGCAGCCCGCCGGTCTTCCCGGCGTTGGCTGGCAACCAGGCGCTGATGGAGGAGCGCGAGCGACATCTCAACACGGTGATCAACGGCGTGTCGGGCGCGGCCATGCCAGCGTTCCGCAGCACCCTGAACCCGGTGGAGATCGCCGCGGTGATCACCTACGAGCGCAACGCCTGGGGCAACGACACCGGCGATCTGGTACAGCCTTCGGAGATCGTCGAGCGGCTGGCCGACTAG
- a CDS encoding DUF2970 domain-containing protein: MWSVVKSVLAAFFGVQKDVRRREDFEKGSPVAFIVVGILMALLLVVLVAVIAVTMAR; this comes from the coding sequence ATGTGGAGCGTGGTCAAGTCGGTATTGGCGGCATTCTTCGGCGTGCAGAAGGATGTGCGACGGCGTGAAGACTTCGAGAAGGGCAGTCCCGTGGCATTCATTGTGGTGGGCATCCTGATGGCGTTGCTGCTGGTGGTGCTGGTGGCCGTGATCGCCGTGACGATGGCCCGTTGA
- a CDS encoding LrgB family protein, giving the protein MNVATFDQLWVYLSGNPLLSLLVTLLVFILAVRINKALGGTPLVHPVTLSIAMLIGLLLLVDMDYATYFEGAQFIHFLLGPATVALAIPLYDHRERVGRLLVPLLVACVVGIVTAVATTLGIALALGARPETVLSLAPRSVTSPIAMGIAEQIGGIPSLAAGLVLLTGSIGCALAPWLFRLLRITDPAVQGFALGLSAHGFGTAQAFARIGAVAGAFSGLAMGLAGLLTAFLLPLMTRLFGLGN; this is encoded by the coding sequence ATGAACGTCGCGACATTCGACCAGTTGTGGGTCTATCTCTCCGGGAATCCGTTGCTCTCCCTGCTGGTGACGCTGCTGGTGTTCATCCTGGCCGTGCGCATCAACAAGGCGCTGGGGGGAACGCCCCTGGTGCACCCGGTCACGCTTTCCATCGCCATGCTGATCGGCCTGTTGCTGTTGGTGGACATGGACTACGCCACCTACTTCGAGGGGGCCCAATTCATCCACTTCCTGCTGGGTCCGGCCACGGTGGCGCTGGCGATCCCGCTCTACGACCATCGGGAGCGGGTCGGGCGCCTGCTGGTGCCGTTGCTGGTGGCCTGTGTAGTCGGCATCGTCACCGCGGTGGCGACTACCTTGGGCATTGCGCTGGCGCTGGGGGCACGCCCGGAAACGGTGCTCTCCCTGGCGCCGCGCTCGGTGACCTCGCCCATCGCCATGGGGATCGCCGAGCAGATCGGGGGGATTCCCTCCCTCGCGGCGGGGCTGGTGCTGTTGACCGGCTCCATCGGCTGTGCGCTGGCGCCCTGGCTGTTCCGCCTGCTGCGCATCACGGATCCGGCGGTGCAGGGTTTCGCGCTGGGCCTTTCTGCCCATGGCTTCGGCACCGCCCAGGCATTCGCGCGCATCGGTGCGGTGGCCGGGGCTTTCTCGGGACTGGCCATGGGGCTGGCCGGGTTGCTTACGGCCTTCCTGCTGCCGCTGATGACTCGCCTGTTCGGGCTGGGTAACTGA
- a CDS encoding CidA/LrgA family protein: protein MSVLLACQFLGELLARGLTLPIPGPVIGMVILLVGLMVRGKVPTSLRLTGEGLLNYLTLLFVPAGVGLMVHFALIGRDLLPILVTLVVSTALTLAATAWALDRLNRRRGGRGR, encoded by the coding sequence ATGAGCGTTCTGCTTGCCTGCCAGTTCCTGGGCGAACTGTTGGCGCGTGGCCTGACGCTGCCGATACCGGGGCCGGTGATCGGCATGGTGATCCTGCTGGTCGGGTTGATGGTGAGGGGTAAGGTGCCCACCAGCCTCAGGCTCACCGGCGAGGGGTTGCTGAACTACCTGACGTTGCTGTTCGTGCCGGCCGGGGTGGGGCTGATGGTTCATTTCGCGTTGATCGGCCGCGACCTGTTGCCGATCCTGGTGACGCTGGTGGTATCCACGGCACTGACCCTGGCGGCCACCGCCTGGGCGCTTGATCGGCTCAATCGGCGGCGCGGAGGGCGGGGGCGATGA
- a CDS encoding DksA/TraR family C4-type zinc finger protein: MAGGWSKDGAVQDQIDASVEDAVSLARSRLPHGESLAHCEECGGEIPQARREAVPGVRLCVACQAERDKRQGAAAGYNRRGSKDSQLR; this comes from the coding sequence ATGGCGGGCGGATGGAGCAAGGATGGTGCGGTTCAGGATCAGATCGATGCCAGCGTGGAGGATGCGGTCTCGCTGGCGCGCAGCCGCCTGCCGCACGGTGAGAGCCTTGCTCACTGCGAGGAGTGCGGCGGTGAAATACCGCAGGCGCGACGCGAGGCGGTTCCCGGGGTGCGCCTGTGTGTTGCCTGCCAGGCCGAGCGCGACAAGCGCCAGGGTGCCGCGGCGGGTTACAACCGCAGGGGCAGCAAGGATAGCCAGTTACGCTGA
- a CDS encoding IS1380 family transposase, translating into MPNVKFRASRRTLTSHAGLSIIGQCFEIAGVDSIDGRFPTTLGMRTSDVVKSYLGLLCLGMSDYDAIENFRRDKPFQQLLTLQKVPSTATLRQRLEKLAANDLQARTATWSTTLLSLVEAPITAETTHVCLDIDTFVMDNSNSKKEGVSRTYQKVDGYTPIAAYLGNEGWCLGLELRPGKQHTMKESNAFLERVLPRAQCLTKQPILLREDSGFDSQAHLALLEQQRQVFADEGRRLDYVVKWNPRGSATADQDTWLAVAADYWEELRPGKRQALWTQTVSIHDDNKTEYVVQRVMRLVERTADRDGQLLLEPDYELEGWWTSLDEAPEAVIKRYQAHATHEQFHSEIKTDLDLERLPSGKFATNDLILHLAQLAYNILRLMGQLGMTGELSPVRHPAKRRRIRTVLQELVHRAALVTHKARQIILDFGQDIGRMTVLNTLRSRLRYPRGTPC; encoded by the coding sequence ATGCCCAACGTCAAGTTCCGTGCCAGTCGCCGCACCCTCACCAGCCACGCCGGGCTGTCCATCATCGGGCAGTGCTTCGAGATCGCTGGCGTCGATAGCATCGACGGGCGCTTCCCCACCACGCTGGGCATGCGCACCAGCGATGTGGTCAAAAGCTACCTGGGCCTGCTGTGTCTGGGCATGAGCGACTATGACGCCATCGAAAACTTCCGCCGCGACAAGCCCTTCCAACAGCTGCTGACCCTGCAAAAGGTGCCGAGCACGGCGACGCTGCGACAGCGGCTGGAGAAACTTGCCGCCAACGACCTGCAAGCGCGCACCGCCACCTGGTCCACGACCCTGCTGTCACTGGTCGAGGCACCGATCACCGCCGAGACGACGCACGTCTGCCTGGACATCGACACCTTCGTCATGGACAACAGCAACTCGAAGAAGGAAGGCGTCTCGCGGACTTACCAGAAGGTCGATGGCTACACCCCGATCGCCGCCTATCTGGGCAACGAAGGGTGGTGCCTGGGTCTGGAACTGCGGCCTGGCAAGCAGCACACCATGAAGGAGAGCAACGCCTTCCTGGAGCGGGTACTGCCTCGCGCCCAATGCCTGACCAAGCAACCGATCCTGTTACGCGAGGACAGCGGCTTCGACAGCCAGGCGCACCTGGCACTTCTCGAACAGCAGCGCCAGGTCTTTGCCGACGAGGGGCGCCGGCTCGACTATGTCGTCAAATGGAACCCGCGCGGCTCGGCCACGGCGGATCAGGATACCTGGTTGGCTGTGGCGGCGGACTACTGGGAAGAGCTGCGTCCTGGCAAGCGCCAGGCGCTGTGGACGCAGACCGTCTCGATCCACGACGACAACAAGACCGAATACGTCGTCCAACGCGTGATGCGCCTGGTAGAGCGCACCGCCGATCGCGATGGCCAGTTGCTGCTCGAACCGGACTATGAGTTGGAAGGCTGGTGGACCAGCCTGGACGAGGCGCCGGAGGCGGTGATCAAACGCTACCAGGCGCATGCCACCCACGAGCAATTCCACAGTGAGATCAAGACCGATCTCGACCTGGAGCGGCTGCCGTCGGGCAAGTTCGCCACCAACGATCTGATCCTGCACCTCGCCCAGCTGGCCTACAACATCCTGCGGCTGATGGGGCAGCTGGGCATGACCGGCGAGCTGAGCCCGGTGCGCCATCCCGCTAAGCGGCGCCGGATCCGCACCGTGCTACAAGAGCTGGTGCATCGTGCGGCGCTCGTGACTCACAAGGCGCGGCAGATCATCCTCGACTTCGGGCAGGACATCGGACGCATGACGGTATTGAACACCTTGCGAAGCCGCCTGCGCTATCCCCGAGGCACGCCATGCTGA
- the brxL gene encoding BREX system Lon protease-like protein BrxL: protein MDQFDQDKLDQQLTALFDGKVVRKDLLHRIKKGTNVPTFVLEFLLARYCASDEPEEIQAGMEAVLDTLNDNYVRPNEANAAQSRVATKGKHRFIDKVHVNYVEKDRRHWAALENFDSRRVAISEKFYRDNERLLQGGLWAEVTIGYNEIEDDDYAFFVEDLRPIQLSRFDFDRYCEGREAFSRDDWMDVILRSVGLEPTRLTKRVKFHFIARLAPLIEPNFNFIELGPRGTGKSYFYSEFSPYSTLISGGQATKATLFYNVQRRKIGLVGYWDTVAFDEVGGIKIKDPDTIQIMKDFMANGRFSRGVEVIAQASMAYVGNLDLSVEQIVNSEVYDLFQPLPKEFDLAVQDRFACYLPGWEMPKNSSEFLTGNYGFITDYLAEAFHYQFKQTNRYEEVSSRVKLGDAVEGRDEKGIKKTLCAFLKILHPNGKPSDEEFEEYVAYAVESRRRVKEQMNKRKTDDEFSRINLSYFTASGKEVVVYCPESKTATATQEPSRRNIHAGEEADDTPAETQTSTPMVPGVEVPTEPPSPAIEAETKPEPEEQHFTIHYGDTGYSYEALILPYLQGAKQVEIEDPYIRANHQIHNFVRFCEAVIKSPTIRKIVLTTSYDQDTDLKMLNERFEELKQSLLELDIELKILVNENMHDREIRIDNGWMIKIGRGLDFYQKPDLWFGVGAHDLSMRRCLETKVDIFRG, encoded by the coding sequence ATGGACCAGTTTGATCAGGATAAGCTCGACCAGCAGTTGACCGCACTGTTCGATGGCAAGGTAGTTCGCAAGGACCTCCTGCACCGCATCAAGAAGGGCACCAACGTGCCGACCTTCGTGCTCGAGTTCCTGCTGGCGCGCTACTGCGCCAGCGACGAGCCGGAAGAGATCCAGGCCGGCATGGAGGCCGTGCTGGATACCCTCAACGACAACTACGTGCGCCCCAACGAGGCCAACGCGGCCCAGTCCCGGGTGGCCACCAAGGGTAAGCACCGCTTTATCGACAAGGTGCATGTCAACTACGTAGAGAAGGACCGGCGCCACTGGGCGGCCCTCGAGAACTTCGATTCTCGCCGCGTGGCGATCAGCGAGAAGTTCTATCGTGACAACGAGCGGTTGCTTCAGGGTGGACTGTGGGCCGAGGTGACCATCGGCTACAACGAGATCGAGGATGACGATTACGCCTTCTTCGTGGAGGACCTGCGTCCGATCCAGCTCAGCCGTTTCGACTTCGACCGCTACTGCGAGGGACGCGAAGCCTTCAGTCGTGATGACTGGATGGACGTCATCCTGCGCTCGGTAGGCCTGGAGCCGACCCGTCTAACCAAGCGCGTGAAGTTCCACTTCATCGCCCGCCTGGCACCGCTGATCGAGCCTAACTTCAACTTCATCGAGCTGGGGCCGCGGGGCACCGGCAAGTCGTACTTCTACAGCGAGTTCTCGCCCTACTCGACGCTGATCAGCGGGGGACAGGCCACCAAGGCGACCCTGTTCTACAACGTGCAACGCCGCAAGATCGGCCTGGTGGGCTACTGGGACACCGTGGCCTTCGACGAGGTCGGCGGGATCAAGATCAAGGATCCCGACACCATCCAGATCATGAAGGACTTCATGGCCAACGGCCGCTTCTCCCGTGGTGTCGAGGTCATCGCCCAGGCCTCCATGGCCTATGTGGGCAACCTGGATCTCTCCGTGGAGCAGATCGTCAACTCCGAGGTGTATGACCTCTTCCAGCCGCTGCCCAAGGAGTTCGACCTGGCGGTGCAGGACCGCTTCGCCTGCTACCTACCTGGCTGGGAGATGCCCAAGAACAGCAGCGAGTTCCTGACCGGCAACTACGGCTTTATCACCGACTACCTGGCCGAGGCGTTCCACTACCAGTTCAAGCAGACCAACCGCTACGAGGAGGTCTCCAGCCGGGTGAAGCTGGGCGATGCCGTGGAGGGGCGCGACGAGAAGGGCATCAAGAAGACGCTGTGTGCCTTCCTCAAGATTCTTCATCCCAACGGCAAGCCGAGCGATGAGGAGTTCGAGGAGTACGTGGCCTATGCGGTGGAGTCGCGCCGCCGGGTCAAGGAGCAGATGAACAAGCGCAAGACCGATGACGAGTTCTCGCGTATCAACCTCTCCTACTTCACGGCTTCAGGCAAGGAGGTGGTGGTCTACTGCCCAGAGTCCAAGACTGCCACGGCCACCCAGGAGCCAAGCCGGCGTAACATTCACGCTGGGGAAGAGGCCGACGACACGCCCGCCGAGACACAGACCAGTACTCCCATGGTGCCTGGTGTGGAAGTGCCGACAGAGCCACCATCGCCGGCGATTGAAGCAGAGACCAAACCTGAGCCCGAGGAGCAGCACTTCACGATTCACTATGGCGATACCGGCTATAGCTATGAGGCGCTGATCCTGCCTTACCTGCAGGGTGCCAAGCAGGTTGAGATCGAGGACCCCTACATCAGAGCCAATCACCAGATCCACAACTTCGTGCGCTTCTGTGAGGCCGTGATCAAGTCGCCCACTATCCGCAAGATCGTGCTGACGACAAGCTACGACCAGGATACCGACCTCAAGATGCTCAACGAACGCTTCGAGGAGCTCAAGCAGAGCCTCCTGGAGCTGGATATCGAACTGAAGATCCTGGTCAACGAGAATATGCATGATCGTGAGATTCGGATCGACAACGGCTGGATGATCAAGATCGGGCGCGGGCTGGATTTTTATCAGAAGCCTGATCTGTGGTTTGGGGTAGGGGCGCATGATCTGAGCATGAGAAGGTGCCTTGAGACGAAGGTGGATATTTTTCGTGGATAA
- a CDS encoding PglZ domain-containing protein, producing the protein MSIEAYIQEQVLAERLRMSSVVVVYDPEIRYRRLCQGLASDSTVVVDATESSIESREQAMCSLQALGRNEIKSLLVYVPMKAPVDEEHKQVDPFSPFAACGGVFPDGDGDSFQSLCLKAKPEHAEEIRRLFAEDANPDFAVIDAVGGGVGWPNLRAQLGAESSRDILLGLMAPDTHQLEALQANDAWVSEARDLFKRTLGLKLRTRGKTWSSIADELWRFVLFSEFVFDLPESLPEALADIPRGEEGVRPIIEGLCDTLRNDRRSQDLYIEKAEEIEADLNLPDQCRALTDLGVRDTFPFEERTFLQQAMAAFEQGDIERVRGILGQHERSVWTAQGESREKWYLVDSAASLAQVCDDLEQRLPEYSDSLEGLVQFYVGALREMDRLHREFEQAVSDYVWQDTRGEMSALIQRARKCYANLAESAQQCFMRLIKKTGWPLAGMLANTQAFDRLVAPQLKQNGHRVAYFMVDALRYELGVALEKQLADDGSIEMQPSLAQLPSVTPVGMASLLPGADDQLTVEKGEDGVVPMLDGKPVATVAQRMDAFRRRYGQRFAEMRLEDFVRNKGAEVDPETDLLVLRSVEIDSHFENHPETAPAQITNALKRIRMAVNRLVDHGFHEVVIATDHGFYMNSHAGAGDVATKPHGDWLIVHDRCALGDGSADDHHLVMETERLGIRSNAARLAAPLTMAPYRAGLQYFHGGLSLQECVVPVIRMQLRSHEQPSVKRASISISYKQGATRITTRVPVIDVAVEAADMFSGEGSYEILLEAQDKKGNVVGEARATGPVNPATGTLSLQPGEAVKVNLKMQMEYEGRFKVKALDPRTHTVYSQIDLETDYTV; encoded by the coding sequence ATGAGTATCGAGGCCTACATCCAGGAGCAGGTGCTGGCCGAGCGGCTGCGTATGAGCTCGGTCGTGGTGGTCTATGACCCCGAGATTCGCTATCGCCGGCTGTGCCAGGGGCTGGCGAGTGATTCCACAGTAGTGGTGGACGCCACCGAGAGCAGCATCGAGAGCCGGGAACAGGCGATGTGTTCTCTCCAGGCGTTGGGTCGTAACGAGATCAAGAGCCTGCTGGTGTACGTGCCGATGAAGGCCCCTGTGGATGAGGAGCACAAGCAGGTCGACCCGTTTTCTCCCTTCGCGGCCTGCGGCGGGGTTTTTCCGGATGGCGACGGTGACAGCTTCCAGTCGCTGTGCCTCAAGGCCAAGCCGGAGCATGCTGAGGAGATCCGTCGTCTCTTCGCCGAGGATGCCAACCCCGATTTCGCTGTGATCGATGCCGTGGGTGGCGGTGTGGGCTGGCCTAACCTGCGCGCGCAGCTGGGTGCGGAATCCAGCCGCGACATCCTGCTGGGGTTGATGGCGCCGGACACCCATCAGCTCGAGGCGCTGCAAGCCAATGATGCCTGGGTGAGTGAAGCGCGAGATCTCTTCAAGCGTACCCTGGGGCTGAAGCTGCGTACTCGCGGCAAGACCTGGTCTTCCATCGCCGATGAGCTGTGGCGTTTCGTGCTGTTCAGCGAGTTCGTGTTTGACCTGCCGGAGTCACTGCCCGAGGCCCTGGCCGACATTCCCCGGGGCGAGGAGGGGGTACGCCCGATCATCGAAGGTTTGTGCGATACCTTGCGCAATGATCGGCGCAGCCAGGACCTCTATATCGAGAAGGCCGAGGAGATCGAGGCTGATCTGAACCTGCCGGATCAGTGCCGGGCACTGACCGATCTGGGGGTGCGCGATACCTTCCCGTTCGAGGAGCGGACTTTTCTGCAGCAGGCTATGGCGGCCTTCGAGCAGGGCGATATCGAGCGGGTACGTGGCATCCTGGGCCAGCATGAGCGTTCCGTATGGACGGCCCAGGGGGAAAGCAGGGAGAAGTGGTACCTGGTCGATTCAGCGGCGTCGCTCGCTCAGGTCTGCGACGACCTCGAGCAGCGCCTGCCGGAGTACTCCGATAGCCTGGAAGGTCTCGTGCAGTTCTATGTGGGCGCTCTACGTGAGATGGATCGTCTGCATCGTGAGTTCGAGCAGGCGGTCAGCGACTACGTGTGGCAAGACACTCGCGGCGAGATGTCAGCGCTGATCCAGCGCGCCCGTAAGTGCTACGCCAACCTGGCGGAGTCGGCCCAGCAATGCTTCATGCGACTGATCAAGAAGACGGGGTGGCCGCTGGCCGGCATGTTGGCCAATACCCAGGCCTTCGATCGTCTTGTGGCCCCCCAGCTTAAGCAGAACGGCCACCGGGTTGCCTACTTCATGGTGGATGCACTGCGCTATGAGCTGGGCGTGGCACTCGAGAAGCAGCTGGCTGACGACGGCTCGATCGAGATGCAGCCGTCACTGGCTCAGCTCCCCAGCGTGACACCGGTGGGCATGGCCAGCCTGCTACCGGGTGCCGATGACCAGCTGACAGTGGAGAAGGGCGAGGATGGGGTGGTACCCATGCTGGACGGTAAGCCGGTAGCGACCGTGGCTCAGCGTATGGACGCTTTCCGGCGTCGCTACGGGCAGCGCTTCGCCGAGATGCGCCTCGAGGACTTTGTGCGTAACAAGGGGGCCGAGGTCGACCCCGAGACTGATCTGTTGGTGCTGCGCTCCGTGGAGATCGACAGCCACTTCGAGAACCACCCCGAGACGGCTCCGGCACAGATCACCAATGCGCTGAAGCGTATCCGCATGGCGGTGAACCGCCTGGTCGACCATGGCTTCCATGAGGTGGTGATCGCCACCGACCATGGGTTCTACATGAACAGCCATGCTGGCGCCGGTGATGTGGCCACCAAGCCGCATGGTGACTGGCTGATCGTTCACGATCGCTGTGCACTGGGTGATGGCTCGGCCGATGACCATCACCTGGTGATGGAGACCGAGCGCCTCGGAATACGCAGCAATGCGGCGAGGCTGGCGGCTCCGCTCACCATGGCGCCTTACCGGGCCGGCCTGCAGTACTTCCATGGCGGCCTTTCACTCCAGGAGTGTGTTGTGCCGGTGATCCGGATGCAGCTTAGAAGCCATGAGCAGCCCAGCGTGAAACGTGCCAGCATCAGCATCAGCTACAAGCAGGGTGCGACGCGGATCACCACCCGGGTACCGGTGATCGATGTGGCCGTCGAGGCGGCCGACATGTTCTCCGGCGAGGGCAGCTACGAGATTCTGCTCGAGGCTCAGGACAAGAAGGGCAATGTGGTTGGCGAGGCCAGGGCGACCGGCCCGGTGAACCCGGCGACGGGCACGCTGAGCCTGCAACCGGGTGAAGCGGTGAAGGTGAACCTGAAGATGCAGATGGAATACGAGGGCAGGTTCAAGGTGAAGGCCCTGGACCCCAGGACCCATACTGTCTACAGCCAGATCGACCTTGAAACGGACTATACGGTGTAA